The following is a genomic window from Armatimonadota bacterium.
TGGCCGTCGCTCACGGCCTCGCGTCGGGAAACACCGTCGCGGTCTCACCTTCGAAGGTCAGGTTGACCTCGGCGCCGGGGTTGAGGCCCTCGCCTGCGTAGCCCTGGAGTTCAACGGTCACTGCGCCGACCGCGGTCTGCACGCGGAGGCGGGTGACGGCGCCGAGGAAGACGATTTCCTCGACCCTCCCTGGCAAGGTATTTGCCGCCCCCGGGTCTGCCAGAACGAACCGCTCCGGTCGCAAAGCGACCGTCACGTCCTGCCCTTGGGCCAGATCCCCCGCCGGTACGGAAATCAGCACGCCGCTCGACGTCACTGACTCGCCATGACCCTCGATGGGGCGCTGCTCGTCCACCTGTGCTTCCGAGACCATGTCCGCTGTCGCAGCAGATGCGGTCTTCAGCAAGACACGCGCCCGCCCGCCCGCGACCGACTCGACCGTTCCCGTCAGGAAATTCGTGTGCCCGATAAATCCAGCCACGAAGGGAGTCGCCGGCTCGCGGTAGATGCGAAGCGGATCGCCGATCTGCTCGAACGCGCCCGCGTTCATCACCGCGATGCGGTCGGACAGGGCGAGCGCTTCCTCCTGGTCGTGGGTCACATACAGCGTCGTGATGCCGAGCGCGCGCTGTACGCGGCGGATCTCCTCCCGCATCTGCACGCGCAGCTTGGCGTCGAGGTTGGACAGCGGCTCGTCCATCAGCAGCAGGCGCGGCTCGATGGCGAGGGCGCGCGCGGTCGCCACGCGCTGCTGCTCGCCGCCGCTGAGCATCCCGGGAAAGCTCCGTGCGCGGTGCGCCAGATGCACCATCGCCAGCGCCCGTTGCGCCCGCTCTTTGATGACCGACGCCTGCATCTTGCGCGCCCGCAAACCGTAAGCGACATTCTCCCGCACCGAGAGATGAGGGAACAATGCGTAGTTCTGGAACACCATGCCGAGGTTGCGCTGATGCGGCGGCAGCGGGTCGAGCCGCTCGCCGTCGCAGATGATCTCCCCGGCGTCGGGGTGACAGAAACCCGCGACGCAGCGCAGGAGCGTCGTCTTCCCGCAGCCGCTCGGCCCGACCAGACAGAAGAACTCGCCGGGCCGGATCTCCAGATCCACCCCCGCGAGCGCGTGGTGACCGTCAAAACGCTTGCGCAGTCCCTTTATCGTCAGTCCAACGCTAATCGACGCCTCCCGTGCACCTGATTACCCGCAGACCGAAAGCGATGGGCAGGCGCGACGCCCGCCCTACCATCAACTCGCAGCTGAGCCGTCTCGGCTGCGCTGCACTTACATAATCTGTGGACTGCTCCCTCACACCAGCTCCGCCGCGCGTTCGCCCTGCCACACATTGAACGCGAGCAGGGGCACAAAGACGCCCGCGAGCAGCAGGCTCGACGTCGCCGCCGCGGTGCCGAAGTTGTCGCTGAGCACCTGCTGGTATATCACCACCGACATGGTAGCCCATGCGCCGTAGTAGAGCAAGATCGTAGAGCTGATTTCGCTGATGACCTGCACCCACGTCATGACCGCTCCGGAGATGATGCCCGGCATCATGAGCGGCAGAGTGACCTGGCGAAACGTGCGCGTCGGCGACGCCCCCAGGCTCAGTGACGCCTCCTCCGTCGCCGGTTCGATGTTGTGCAGCACCGCCACCACGCCGCGCACGGCATACGGCATTCGCCGGATGACGTAAGACGTGACGAGGATCGTCACCGTGCCCGTGAGCAGCAGCGGCGGCCTGCCGAAGGCGCTGATTAGCGCCACCGCCAGCACCGTCCCGGGAATCGCGTACGGCACCATGAGCAGCGCGTCCAACCCCGCCGTCCACCGGCCCGGCCGGCGCACCAGCAGGTAGCCGATGACGACACCGAGCATCACGCACAGCAGCGTCGACACACCGGATAGGTATAGACTGTTGAACATCGCCCGCGGTACGCTGCGGAATACGGTGGCATAGCTGTCGAGGCTCAGGCCGGGACGCATCATCGGCCCCGTGGTTGGAAAGAACGACGTCACCAGCACCACCGCCGCCGGTATCAGCGACACCCCGACCACGCCGTACGTAAAGACAGTCGCGAGCGCGCGCAGTCGCGGAGAGACCTCGCGCTCCTGCCGCCGCCGCAGACCGGACATGATGTACGACCTGCGGCCGACGTACCACCGCTCGACGAGCAGCACGGCCGCCGTGCAGCCACGCAGCACCATGCTCGCCGCCGCCGCCATCGCCGGCTCGCTCGCCATCTCGTTGATGAACAGGCCGTAGATCAACGTCGGCAGCACCAGGTAGTCCTCGCCGATGATGACCGCCGAGCCGAAATCCGCCAGCGCGGTCAGGAAGACCAGCAGCGCGCCGCCGAGAATCGCAGGAGTCAACAGCGGCACGGTCACTGTGCGGAACGTCCGCCACGGCGTAGAGCCCAAGTTTCCTGCCGCCTCCTCGAGGGAAGTGTCAATGGACGACAGCGAGGCGGACACGACGAGGAAGACGAAGGGATAGAGATTAAGCGTGAGCGCGAGGATGATGCCGCGCGGGCCGTAGATCGTCCCGAACCAGGGGATGCTGCCCCCGGCGGCGATGGCAGCCGCGGCGGATGGATGCAACGCGACGTAGACGCGTTCGAGCAGATTGGTGATCCAGCCATTGCGCCCGAGCAGCAAGATCCACGAATACGCGCCGAT
Proteins encoded in this region:
- a CDS encoding iron ABC transporter permease is translated as MASRTAAHQAVGRARTFADPWRAALALSYILLIFLIVYPLSQLLVSSLRAEDGAWSLANFRDFFAMRYYRSALEHSLYVSTMVTLLATAIGVPLAAAVTRWGVPGKALLRALIVLPLVSPPFIGAYSWILLLGRNGWITNLLERVYVALHPSAAAAIAAGGSIPWFGTIYGPRGIILALTLNLYPFVFLVVSASLSSIDTSLEEAAGNLGSTPWRTFRTVTVPLLTPAILGGALLVFLTALADFGSAVIIGEDYLVLPTLIYGLFINEMASEPAMAAAASMVLRGCTAAVLLVERWYVGRRSYIMSGLRRRQEREVSPRLRALATVFTYGVVGVSLIPAAVVLVTSFFPTTGPMMRPGLSLDSYATVFRSVPRAMFNSLYLSGVSTLLCVMLGVVIGYLLVRRPGRWTAGLDALLMVPYAIPGTVLAVALISAFGRPPLLLTGTVTILVTSYVIRRMPYAVRGVVAVLHNIEPATEEASLSLGASPTRTFRQVTLPLMMPGIISGAVMTWVQVISEISSTILLYYGAWATMSVVIYQQVLSDNFGTAAATSSLLLAGVFVPLLAFNVWQGERAAELV